A stretch of Mastacembelus armatus chromosome 1, fMasArm1.2, whole genome shotgun sequence DNA encodes these proteins:
- the LOC113127674 gene encoding rho-related GTP-binding protein RhoU-like, whose amino-acid sequence MKDELERLRPLCYKNADVFLLCYSVVRPCSFLNLINRWAPEVRQHCPGAPIVLVGTQLDLRENVQVLIHLAQNQERPVGTEEGWRLAQELGAVSFAECSALTQKNLKDAFDSAILASIQQTDSGSVQQQRLTLRRKTPEKIKSLSETWWRKINCLMGEQSCDFK is encoded by the coding sequence atgaAGGACGAGCTGGAGCGCCTCCGCCCGCTCTGCTACAAGAACGCCGacgtcttcctcctctgctacAGCGTGGTCCGCCCCTGCTCCTTCCTCAACCTGATCAACAGGTGGGCCCCCGAGGTCCGTCAGCACTGCCCTGGTGCCCCCATTGTCCTGGTCGGCACCCAGCTGGACCTGAGGGAGAACGTCCAGGTGCTGATCCACCTGGCACAGAACCAGGAGCGACCGGTGGGCACCGAGGAGGGCTGGCGGCTCGCCCAGGAGCTTGGGGCGGTGAGTTTTGCAGAGTGCTCGGCGCTGACCCAGAAGAACCTGAAGGATGCTTTCGATTCGGCCATCTTGGCCAGCATCCAGCAGACGGACAGCGGCAGCGTCCAGCAGCAGAGGCTGACCCTGAGGAGGAAGACGCCCGAAAAGATCAAGAGCCTCTCGGAGACCTGGTGGAGGAAGATCAACTGTCTGATGGGAGAGCAGAGCTGTGACTTCAAGTGA